A part of Aegilops tauschii subsp. strangulata cultivar AL8/78 chromosome 2, Aet v6.0, whole genome shotgun sequence genomic DNA contains:
- the LOC109759952 gene encoding two-component response regulator ORR5-like: MASFKGLVGEGSAALPHVLAVDDSSVDRAVISGILRSSKFRVTAVDSGKRALELLGSEANVSMIITDYWMPEMTGYELLKKVKGSSKLREIPVVIMSSENVPTRINRCLEEGAEDFLLKPVQPSDVSRLCSRVLR, encoded by the exons ATGGCGAGCTTCAAGGGCCTTGTCGGCGAGGGGAGCGCGGCGCTGCCGCACGTCCTCGCCGTGGACGACAGCTCGGTGGACCGCGCCGTCATCTCCGGCATCCTCCGCAGCTCCAAGTTCCGCG TGACCGCCGTGGACAGCGGGAAGAGGGCCCTGGAGCTTCTGGGCTCC GAGGCCAATGTGAGCATGATAATCACCGACTACTGGATGCCGGAGATGACGGGCTACGAGCTCCTCAAGAAGGTCAAG GGGTCATCCAAGCTGAGGGAGATCCCCGTGGTGATCATGTCCTCAGAGAACGTGCCTACAAGGATCAACAG GTGCCTGGAGGAGGGAGCCGAGGATTTCCTGCTGAAGCCCGTCCAGCCATCCGATGTGTCGCGCCTCTGCAGCCGCGTCCTCCGCTGA